The following coding sequences are from one Verrucomicrobiota bacterium window:
- a CDS encoding UPF0261 family protein encodes MPTIAVLGTLDTKGEEHRFIAELIRQRGHQVLVIDAGTLDPPKFSPDIPRQEVAAAAGADLAALAARRDRGQAVAAMSKGAPIVLARLAEEHKIDGVISLGGGGGTAIATAAMRALPIGFPKVMVSTLASGNTAQYVGVKDIVMFPAIVDVSGINRISRQILTRAAGAICGMVEAKVPPGEDKPIIVASMFGNTTACVQRAQKLLEQAGYEVLVFHATGVGGRTMESLIESGIVAGVLDITTTEWADELAGGFLTAGPTRLEAAAKHAVPAIVAPGCLDMVNFYGPESVPAKFQGRTFYPHNPQVTLMRTTPEECAQLGRILAEKLNLSKGPVTVLIPDKAISVISAPGQKFHDPEADRALFDNLKSHLRKDIEVIESDCEINDARFADLCAHTLLRNIGQQANRTD; translated from the coding sequence GTTCATCGCCGAACTCATCCGGCAACGCGGCCATCAGGTCCTGGTGATCGACGCCGGCACGCTGGATCCACCGAAGTTTAGCCCGGACATTCCCCGGCAGGAGGTCGCCGCCGCCGCGGGGGCGGACCTCGCGGCCCTCGCCGCCAGGAGGGATCGAGGCCAAGCCGTGGCCGCGATGTCGAAAGGCGCTCCCATCGTCCTTGCTCGATTGGCCGAGGAACACAAGATCGACGGCGTGATTTCACTCGGTGGCGGTGGCGGGACGGCAATTGCCACGGCTGCCATGCGAGCGCTTCCAATTGGTTTTCCCAAGGTCATGGTCTCGACACTCGCGAGCGGGAACACGGCGCAATACGTCGGGGTGAAAGATATCGTGATGTTCCCCGCGATTGTCGATGTCTCGGGGATTAACCGGATTTCGCGACAGATTTTGACCCGAGCAGCAGGTGCGATTTGCGGCATGGTCGAGGCCAAAGTGCCGCCGGGCGAGGACAAGCCGATCATCGTCGCCAGCATGTTTGGCAACACGACGGCCTGCGTGCAACGCGCCCAGAAACTCCTCGAACAAGCCGGTTATGAGGTGCTCGTGTTCCACGCCACCGGCGTCGGGGGACGGACCATGGAATCGCTCATTGAATCGGGAATCGTGGCCGGGGTGCTGGACATCACGACCACCGAGTGGGCGGACGAATTGGCAGGAGGCTTTTTGACCGCTGGCCCGACCCGTCTGGAGGCCGCGGCCAAACACGCGGTGCCCGCAATCGTCGCGCCCGGCTGTTTGGACATGGTCAATTTCTACGGGCCCGAATCGGTCCCCGCCAAATTCCAGGGCCGGACTTTTTACCCCCACAATCCGCAGGTCACCCTGATGCGCACCACGCCCGAAGAATGCGCCCAACTGGGAAGAATCCTCGCGGAAAAGCTGAATCTGTCGAAAGGTCCGGTCACGGTGCTGATCCCCGACAAAGCCATCAGCGTCATCAGCGCGCCCGGCCAGAAGTTCCACGATCCGGAAGCTGATCGCGCTCTGTTCGACAATCTCAAGTCACATCTCCGAAAGGACATCGAGGTCATCGAATCGGACTGCGAAATCAACGACGCGCGCTTCGCCGACCTTTGCGCCCACACCTTGCTGAGAAATATTGGGCAACAGGCCAACCGCACTGACTGA